A window of uncultured Fibrobacter sp. contains these coding sequences:
- a CDS encoding HlyD family efflux transporter periplasmic adaptor subunit, producing the protein MNKLSDMLDNFWNTHKSNAGVAYVYGHKLSIAWILCVIIAIVLGFMYQGKIATFQGIAEAAETTISVPSPTEVVKVHVMPGQAIEAGDTIVELNRPDLTLRIAEVTRELDASAGRSNLSAADIDQKVAAVKAELATKTLTLKSEINRLEAEYKKNKEIASKLKSLKGSSADSDGKDAMAMQIKSLKNELAVANANANEQIKLLKSSNRLQKDAGKSEVENLKKELEELKKQQEELVQIAKESWVVGSVNVHDGEKVSSFAPIVTLTHKSPTLVRGYIHEKMHQRMDIGEKVKVKTLSGTGKAIKGKVVGLSSRIVEFPVRMWKMPEMPIHGREVIITIPAENPFLLGEMVTISE; encoded by the coding sequence ATGAACAAGCTTAGTGATATGCTCGATAATTTTTGGAACACGCACAAGTCTAACGCCGGCGTCGCCTACGTTTACGGACACAAGCTTTCAATCGCCTGGATCCTTTGCGTCATCATCGCGATTGTCCTTGGGTTCATGTACCAGGGCAAGATTGCGACCTTCCAGGGAATTGCGGAAGCCGCCGAAACGACGATCAGCGTACCGAGCCCGACCGAAGTGGTCAAGGTGCACGTGATGCCGGGTCAGGCCATCGAAGCCGGAGACACCATCGTTGAACTCAACCGCCCGGACCTGACGCTGCGCATCGCCGAAGTGACCCGCGAACTGGACGCAAGTGCAGGCCGCAGCAATCTTTCCGCCGCAGACATCGACCAGAAGGTCGCAGCGGTCAAGGCAGAACTTGCCACAAAGACTCTCACGCTCAAGTCCGAAATCAACAGACTCGAAGCCGAGTACAAGAAGAACAAGGAAATTGCCTCCAAGCTCAAGAGCCTGAAGGGTTCCAGCGCCGATAGCGACGGCAAGGACGCCATGGCCATGCAAATCAAGAGCTTGAAAAACGAACTGGCTGTCGCAAACGCTAACGCGAACGAACAGATCAAGCTCCTGAAGAGCAGCAACCGCCTGCAGAAGGATGCCGGCAAGAGCGAAGTCGAGAACCTGAAGAAGGAACTCGAAGAACTCAAGAAGCAGCAAGAAGAACTGGTACAGATTGCCAAGGAAAGCTGGGTCGTGGGTTCCGTGAACGTCCATGACGGCGAAAAGGTTTCAAGCTTTGCTCCCATTGTCACCCTCACCCACAAGTCCCCGACGCTTGTGCGCGGCTACATTCACGAAAAGATGCACCAGCGCATGGATATCGGCGAAAAGGTCAAGGTGAAAACCCTGAGCGGAACCGGCAAGGCAATCAAGGGCAAGGTGGTCGGTCTTTCTAGCCGCATCGTGGAATTCCCGGTGCGTATGTGGAAAATGCCCGAAATGCCAATCCACGGCCGCGAAGTCATCATTACGATTCCTGCCGAAAATCCGTTCCTTCTGGGAGAAATGGTCACTATTTCGGAGTAA
- a CDS encoding polyphosphate polymerase domain-containing protein, whose translation MAEARGFSLLERFELKYHIPVEWADRIGAFLAPYCEEDYYSKITPGGFYWITNLYLDSPTWTFLGWKKKQLLDRFNMRIRTYGEHPAQEGTFHFECKRKIKNICYKSRGTVKGINPGEVWHMKPEDWPCKGEKDRKYVKDFLYKTELYNAHPRLLTQYKRRAWFGLREEYSRVTIDTGMRFREENGFDYTVDPHYMHSTGIPRFFQPGCDAVLELKCPCSQVPYWMFDLIKFLNLKHAAFSKFGNAAAEWKRVYENPRRFKTPYWTKLGLPIEENLLNRECV comes from the coding sequence ATGGCCGAAGCCCGCGGATTCAGTCTTCTCGAAAGGTTCGAACTCAAGTACCACATTCCCGTGGAATGGGCGGACCGTATCGGCGCATTCCTCGCCCCCTACTGCGAAGAAGACTATTACTCCAAGATAACCCCGGGCGGTTTCTACTGGATTACGAACCTCTACCTGGACTCGCCCACCTGGACTTTCCTCGGCTGGAAAAAGAAACAGCTCCTGGACCGTTTCAACATGCGCATCCGCACCTACGGCGAACACCCCGCCCAGGAAGGAACGTTCCATTTCGAATGCAAGCGGAAAATCAAGAATATCTGCTACAAGAGCCGCGGAACCGTCAAGGGGATTAACCCCGGCGAAGTCTGGCACATGAAACCCGAGGACTGGCCGTGCAAGGGCGAAAAGGACCGCAAGTACGTCAAGGATTTCCTGTATAAGACCGAACTCTACAACGCCCACCCGCGCCTTTTGACGCAATACAAGCGTCGCGCCTGGTTCGGACTCCGCGAAGAGTACTCGCGTGTAACGATCGACACCGGAATGCGCTTTAGGGAAGAAAACGGATTCGACTACACGGTAGACCCGCACTACATGCATTCCACAGGAATTCCCCGCTTTTTCCAGCCCGGTTGCGACGCCGTGCTCGAACTCAAGTGTCCGTGTTCGCAGGTGCCGTACTGGATGTTCGACCTCATCAAGTTCCTGAACCTGAAACACGCCGCGTTCTCGAAATTTGGCAATGCAGCCGCCGAATGGAAACGCGTGTACGAAAATCCGAGACGTTTCAAGACCCCCTATTGGACAAAACTCGGATTACCGATCGAAGAAAATTTGTTAAATAGAGAATGTGTATAA
- a CDS encoding lamin tail domain-containing protein — protein sequence MDIKKLFAMGLGVSAMAFFAACSDDSSSATEPEADSSESSEPASSGETITAMAITEIMYNAPKGSELEWVEVTIASGPDLKSMLAMNMRLDGAVSFAFPDEPLAKGEYIVVTNNRDLFKETYPDFNGRLFGPWDNDPSTGSVAKLSNEGDVIDVKLSNKGDISCSYSKDPPWPSLANGKGRTLVYKGGNAAQAASWGASAEPNGKPGVGDDKWLTTSNIRLNEIMPTTTTSDAWVELYNAGSEPVDVTGWVFESKIRDQKLSIKEGTVPAGGYLVLEAKTSFDEELIVSDIGGAYYLYGATDGDESSLLLPSSKLSSGVVDLSDGSTAQGALKTATKGEANSALYIGSLIINEIQYHPNADDPNQVEFLELKNTSDAAIVPYEKLTSGDVRGWKVEGINFEFANTDTIPAGGLAVLFPESLKTVLGEDVIRSRYSIGNEVKVKFYSGKLSNRGETIAVKKPYFHQKDASNPLNDQWFYDWSDATLYSDNWSGNGIDYKRADGYGYSLQRKDTSTMGYEASAWTVGEPTPGK from the coding sequence ATGGATATCAAAAAATTATTTGCAATGGGTCTCGGAGTATCCGCAATGGCATTCTTTGCGGCCTGTTCCGACGACAGCTCCTCTGCAACGGAACCTGAAGCAGATTCCTCCGAAAGCAGCGAACCCGCCTCCTCCGGGGAAACGATAACGGCGATGGCCATTACCGAAATCATGTACAACGCGCCCAAGGGTTCGGAACTCGAATGGGTGGAAGTCACCATCGCAAGCGGCCCCGACCTCAAGAGCATGCTCGCCATGAACATGCGCCTGGACGGAGCAGTCAGCTTCGCATTCCCCGACGAACCGCTTGCCAAGGGCGAATACATCGTCGTCACGAACAACAGGGACCTGTTCAAGGAAACCTATCCCGACTTTAACGGAAGACTTTTCGGTCCCTGGGACAACGACCCCTCCACGGGATCGGTCGCCAAGCTTTCGAACGAAGGCGACGTGATTGACGTGAAACTTTCGAACAAAGGTGACATCAGCTGTTCGTACAGCAAGGATCCTCCGTGGCCCTCTCTTGCAAACGGCAAGGGACGTACCCTGGTGTACAAGGGCGGTAACGCCGCGCAGGCGGCGTCCTGGGGAGCAAGCGCAGAACCCAACGGAAAGCCTGGCGTCGGAGACGACAAGTGGCTTACGACCTCTAACATCCGCCTGAACGAAATCATGCCGACGACCACGACTTCGGATGCGTGGGTTGAACTTTACAACGCCGGTTCCGAACCGGTTGACGTGACCGGCTGGGTATTCGAATCGAAAATCCGCGATCAGAAGCTTTCTATTAAGGAAGGCACCGTTCCCGCAGGCGGATACCTTGTCCTGGAAGCCAAGACCAGCTTTGACGAAGAACTGATCGTAAGCGACATCGGCGGCGCCTATTACCTGTACGGTGCCACCGACGGTGACGAATCCAGTCTGTTGCTTCCGTCCAGCAAGCTTTCGAGCGGTGTTGTGGACCTGAGCGACGGTTCTACGGCACAGGGCGCCCTGAAGACCGCCACCAAGGGCGAAGCGAACTCCGCGCTCTACATCGGAAGCCTTATCATCAACGAAATCCAGTACCACCCGAACGCAGACGATCCGAACCAGGTGGAATTCCTGGAACTCAAGAACACGTCGGATGCAGCTATAGTGCCCTACGAAAAATTGACGAGCGGTGACGTCAGAGGCTGGAAAGTGGAAGGTATCAACTTCGAATTCGCAAATACCGACACCATTCCTGCCGGAGGCCTTGCCGTGCTGTTCCCTGAATCGCTCAAGACCGTCCTCGGCGAAGACGTGATTCGCAGCCGCTATTCGATCGGAAACGAAGTCAAGGTCAAGTTCTACAGCGGCAAGCTTTCGAACCGTGGCGAAACAATCGCCGTGAAAAAGCCCTACTTCCACCAGAAAGATGCAAGCAATCCGCTGAACGACCAGTGGTTCTACGACTGGTCCGATGCGACTCTCTATAGCGATAACTGGAGCGGTAACGGAATCGACTACAAGCGCGCAGACGGTTACGGATACAGTCTACAGCGCAAAGACACGAGCACCATGGGCTACGAAGCCTCCGCGTGGACCGTAGGAGAACCGACCCCCGGAAAGTAA
- a CDS encoding adenosylhomocysteinase, which yields MLFSDIISENYDPREYPALALLADQWISTRPFEGLKILVGTPIFRNTLVQYMALLAGGAHLTVGYAECDGAASVPHDQKVIDLIRKNGIAVITDMDIRNGTVKDDFDLILDCAGQFSFCKPKKGFVELTRSGVQFYEKSELPVYVADSGIVKRVETVLGTGDGFFRGLEMSGYGQFEGKRLVVFGSGKVGCGIALQGVRRGMEVCAITDTRVVNTASDFSGTLSNNDVRIENFMDDNAVSKAIAEADFLVTATGVKSALTWAAISAILAKPKLVVANMGVEDEFGEIVPKSRVLNGKAPLNFKLEEPTHLKYIDTSLALHAALGERLLLDYCESKGEIPFKGTFDPPAEIEQRLLMTTIQNGAIGQEICDMMR from the coding sequence ATGCTTTTTTCGGATATCATCAGCGAAAATTACGATCCTAGGGAATATCCCGCTTTAGCTTTACTTGCCGACCAGTGGATTTCGACCCGTCCTTTCGAGGGCCTGAAAATTCTCGTGGGCACGCCGATTTTTAGGAATACTTTGGTGCAGTACATGGCACTTCTGGCCGGTGGTGCGCACTTGACGGTGGGCTATGCCGAGTGCGACGGGGCCGCGTCGGTTCCCCACGACCAGAAGGTGATTGACCTGATTCGTAAGAATGGCATTGCCGTGATTACGGACATGGATATCCGTAATGGAACGGTCAAGGACGATTTCGACCTGATTCTGGATTGTGCGGGTCAGTTTTCTTTCTGCAAGCCGAAAAAGGGCTTTGTCGAACTGACACGTAGCGGCGTTCAGTTCTATGAAAAGTCGGAACTTCCGGTGTATGTCGCGGATAGCGGAATCGTAAAGCGCGTCGAGACAGTGCTTGGAACGGGTGACGGCTTTTTCCGCGGCCTGGAAATGTCGGGCTATGGCCAGTTCGAAGGCAAGCGCCTTGTGGTATTTGGAAGTGGCAAGGTCGGCTGCGGTATTGCGCTCCAGGGAGTGCGCCGTGGTATGGAAGTTTGCGCCATTACCGATACGCGCGTGGTGAATACGGCTTCGGATTTTAGCGGAACGCTTTCGAACAATGATGTTCGAATCGAAAACTTCATGGACGACAATGCGGTCTCGAAAGCGATTGCCGAGGCTGATTTTTTGGTGACGGCGACGGGCGTAAAGAGTGCCCTGACTTGGGCCGCCATCTCGGCGATTCTTGCAAAGCCGAAACTGGTCGTTGCCAATATGGGTGTCGAAGACGAATTTGGCGAAATCGTTCCCAAGTCGCGTGTGCTTAACGGAAAGGCCCCGCTGAATTTTAAGCTGGAAGAGCCTACTCACCTGAAGTACATCGACACAAGTCTTGCCTTGCATGCTGCACTAGGCGAACGCCTTCTGCTTGATTATTGCGAATCGAAAGGAGAAATCCCGTTTAAGGGAACCTTCGATCCTCCTGCCGAAATTGAACAGCGCCTGCTGATGACGACCATACAAAATGGCGCCATCGGTCAGGAAATCTGCGACATGATGCGATAG
- a CDS encoding pitrilysin family protein, with the protein MQCKNLNRKFSWLGLVLFGALSLMVPAQAEVNLNVHKEVLPNGLTVLLHPNKQAPTVSCRLFYVTGSVHEVPGKSGLAHILEHELFKGSKKVGITDSIADAKFMATQDSLQALIRPAILAGDTATVKKLTAEHDSVLNEHRKIFVKDELWSAYQSAGGTGLNAFTTDLMTAYIVTLPKNKVELFMWLESDRMQNAVLREFYSERMVVREERRMRYDDRPTGRFSETLNSMIYEAFPYRVPTIGWPSDIMNLTREMADEHYRKYYKPRNAILVLAGDLDTAETMEMVKKYFGPIPTGEAFPPLTIRDPEQAGEKRLTVKRPDAPNMYTLTFKTPEVGDSILYPLDIAEGVLNGRSGRLYKRLVEQEKLAVSVSASNSPNKYISEFGVTVNMRPDADPAKVEKVVWEELEKLKTETVSERDFQKVKNRAYAGLVRSLTDMENVATMLAWYEMFGDYRIFLKWADRLNQVSAADVQAAAQKTFVREKSVAGFLLKNK; encoded by the coding sequence ATGCAGTGCAAGAATTTGAATCGGAAATTTTCGTGGCTGGGCCTGGTCCTTTTCGGGGCTCTTTCCTTGATGGTGCCGGCGCAGGCCGAAGTGAATTTGAATGTCCATAAGGAAGTTCTTCCTAACGGGCTCACGGTTCTTTTGCATCCAAACAAGCAGGCTCCTACGGTGAGCTGCCGCCTGTTCTATGTGACGGGTTCCGTGCACGAGGTTCCGGGAAAGTCCGGTCTTGCCCATATTCTGGAACATGAACTTTTCAAGGGTTCCAAGAAAGTCGGCATTACCGACAGCATTGCCGATGCCAAGTTCATGGCGACGCAGGATAGCCTGCAGGCCCTTATTCGCCCTGCTATTTTGGCCGGTGACACGGCAACGGTGAAAAAGCTCACCGCCGAACACGATTCCGTGCTGAATGAACACCGCAAGATTTTTGTGAAGGACGAACTTTGGAGCGCCTACCAGTCGGCAGGGGGCACGGGTCTGAACGCCTTTACAACCGACTTGATGACGGCCTACATCGTGACCCTTCCCAAAAATAAGGTTGAGCTTTTCATGTGGCTGGAATCCGACCGTATGCAAAATGCGGTGCTGCGTGAATTCTATTCCGAACGCATGGTGGTGCGCGAAGAACGCCGTATGCGCTACGACGACCGTCCGACAGGCCGGTTCTCCGAGACGCTCAATTCAATGATTTACGAGGCTTTCCCCTACCGCGTACCGACAATCGGCTGGCCAAGCGACATCATGAACCTCACGCGTGAAATGGCCGATGAACATTACCGCAAGTATTACAAGCCGCGCAATGCGATTCTGGTGCTTGCAGGTGACCTCGACACGGCCGAGACGATGGAAATGGTGAAAAAGTATTTCGGCCCGATTCCGACCGGGGAGGCTTTCCCGCCGCTTACCATTCGCGATCCGGAGCAGGCTGGCGAAAAGCGCCTGACGGTGAAACGTCCCGATGCGCCGAATATGTATACGCTGACCTTTAAGACCCCCGAAGTGGGCGACAGCATCCTCTATCCGCTCGACATCGCCGAAGGGGTATTGAACGGCCGTTCCGGCAGGCTCTACAAGCGCCTGGTAGAACAGGAAAAGCTTGCCGTGAGCGTGTCTGCAAGCAATAGCCCGAACAAGTACATTTCGGAATTCGGCGTGACGGTGAACATGCGGCCCGATGCCGATCCGGCAAAGGTCGAAAAGGTTGTATGGGAAGAACTGGAAAAGCTCAAGACCGAAACGGTTTCCGAACGTGATTTCCAGAAGGTGAAAAACCGCGCCTATGCGGGCCTTGTGCGTAGCCTGACCGATATGGAAAACGTGGCCACGATGCTTGCATGGTACGAAATGTTTGGTGACTACCGCATTTTCCTGAAGTGGGCCGATCGCCTGAACCAGGTAAGTGCCGCCGACGTGCAGGCAGCGGCGCAGAAAACATTTGTCCGCGAAAAGTCCGTTGCCGGTTTCTTGCTGAAAAATAAGTAA
- a CDS encoding pectinesterase family protein, with protein sequence MLNKVFLCATLGVAISVSAVEKKKINFVLGVDGDFKAALAAAKSSGASESNRFVIFVPDGEYNIRPVTGDGNGKSVFDASNVSIVGQSVDKTIIWNTTDSEGISTTATLYFPKNNNMYMQDITLQNRSTACGQSACRQVALQQNEGDKFVFKNVRLLSGQDTYYTKKGRTYWEGGEIDGTVDFICGGGDVFFEGTKLVMTRDGGYITASQNPGNWGYVFNNAIITVSNGGFNGTFYLGRSWGHAKTVFLNTKMIAQPKGEGWAEDMNSAPQVFGEYNSKDGNGNAVNTSWRKTYFNGGKDKSTATTLKTVWNANDAANYTLANVLKGSDDWDPTQLTAQVSAPKIEQEGAEIVWNNDDNARAWVVFVNGKYKANVITPSFSLDGVATGSKITVRAANSVGGLGAYSNEVETVEANVNYYKVTLGDAIGGKVETSLSGSKVAEGKTATFTAKPNEGWAFAGWSGKSASLIDAGEASVEITAMGDIELIPSFSAEGTTVFQVEDGIITNAAAESNNAGFNGNGFVNYGAGDLSMVLVPVYAEVGGQYEVVVRYANGSGKARSLAVAAPGTCSAGIDGCEDAETLTFEATANWTTWETLSLDTKLPQGASYMTFATIGGNDGPNLDQLELKLIKADETTSIRGLATPTLQRNPTTRVRLFTLTGQLLREGASLETENLAPGLYLMQKGYGSVFRHQIIRVK encoded by the coding sequence ATGTTGAATAAAGTTTTTCTTTGTGCCACTTTGGGCGTGGCGATCTCCGTATCCGCTGTCGAAAAAAAGAAAATCAATTTTGTGCTTGGTGTCGATGGTGACTTCAAGGCAGCGCTTGCGGCTGCAAAAAGTTCGGGCGCATCTGAAAGCAACCGCTTCGTTATTTTTGTTCCCGATGGCGAATATAATATTAGGCCCGTGACGGGTGATGGAAACGGCAAATCGGTTTTTGACGCTTCAAACGTCTCTATCGTTGGACAATCGGTAGACAAGACGATTATCTGGAATACGACGGACTCCGAAGGCATCAGCACCACGGCGACGCTTTATTTCCCTAAAAACAATAATATGTACATGCAGGATATTACCCTGCAGAATAGGAGCACTGCTTGCGGACAAAGTGCTTGTAGGCAGGTGGCTCTGCAACAGAACGAAGGCGACAAGTTTGTCTTCAAGAATGTGCGGCTGCTGAGTGGCCAGGATACCTACTACACCAAGAAGGGACGCACCTATTGGGAAGGCGGCGAAATCGATGGCACGGTAGACTTTATCTGCGGTGGTGGCGATGTGTTCTTTGAAGGAACCAAGCTCGTGATGACGCGAGACGGCGGCTACATTACCGCTTCGCAGAATCCGGGGAATTGGGGGTACGTATTCAACAACGCGATCATTACCGTAAGCAATGGCGGATTCAATGGGACTTTCTATTTGGGACGTTCCTGGGGACATGCAAAAACGGTCTTTTTGAATACGAAGATGATTGCGCAGCCCAAGGGCGAAGGCTGGGCCGAAGATATGAATTCCGCTCCGCAGGTATTTGGCGAATACAACAGCAAGGATGGTAACGGCAATGCGGTAAATACAAGCTGGCGCAAAACTTACTTTAACGGCGGTAAAGACAAATCGACGGCGACTACGCTCAAGACGGTTTGGAACGCAAACGATGCTGCCAACTACACGCTCGCAAATGTCCTCAAGGGAAGCGATGATTGGGATCCGACCCAGTTGACGGCTCAGGTGAGTGCTCCGAAAATTGAACAGGAGGGCGCCGAAATTGTCTGGAACAATGACGATAATGCTCGCGCCTGGGTTGTGTTCGTAAACGGCAAGTACAAGGCGAATGTCATTACGCCGAGTTTCTCGCTTGATGGCGTTGCGACGGGTTCCAAGATTACGGTGCGTGCAGCGAACAGCGTGGGTGGCCTCGGTGCCTATTCGAACGAAGTTGAAACTGTTGAAGCGAATGTGAATTACTACAAGGTAACGCTTGGTGATGCCATTGGCGGCAAGGTGGAAACCTCGCTTTCGGGAAGCAAGGTGGCAGAAGGTAAAACTGCGACATTCACAGCGAAGCCGAACGAAGGTTGGGCTTTTGCGGGCTGGAGCGGAAAGAGCGCTAGCTTGATTGATGCAGGCGAAGCCTCGGTCGAAATCACGGCAATGGGCGACATCGAACTTATCCCGAGTTTTTCAGCAGAGGGAACGACGGTGTTCCAGGTGGAAGACGGAATCATTACGAATGCCGCTGCAGAAAGCAACAATGCGGGCTTTAACGGAAACGGCTTTGTGAACTATGGGGCGGGAGACCTCAGTATGGTCTTGGTTCCTGTTTATGCCGAGGTGGGGGGCCAGTACGAAGTTGTGGTACGCTATGCGAATGGAAGTGGCAAGGCCCGTAGTCTCGCGGTGGCCGCTCCAGGAACTTGCTCTGCCGGAATTGACGGTTGCGAAGATGCCGAAACATTGACTTTCGAGGCGACGGCCAACTGGACAACCTGGGAAACGCTTTCGCTCGATACGAAACTTCCCCAGGGTGCAAGCTACATGACGTTTGCGACCATTGGCGGTAACGACGGCCCTAACCTCGATCAGCTGGAACTGAAGCTAATCAAGGCGGACGAAACCACGTCAATTCGCGGGCTTGCAACGCCTACTCTGCAGCGAAATCCGACAACTCGCGTGCGGCTGTTTACTTTGACGGGACAGTTGCTGCGCGAAGGAGCTTCGCTAGAGACGGAAAATCTTGCTCCGGGCTTGTATTTGATGCAGAAGGGCTACGGCTCCGTATTCCGTCATCAAATCATCCGCGTGAAATGA
- the pelA gene encoding pectate lyase, with translation MSVWKWSAPVLGVLGLALSSFAADYVPPSTAVSKINSYRGYSELTKAAGSMDIDQYTYNMTTWQISNGGFYKAMADKYKSAYSGGQKSEWRAKDGSDLGTIDNNATIQEMRLLAVRYKETTNNNYKVAFKTSFNKAVNFLLTMQRSKGGLPQVWPKRGNYSDQITLNDNAMIRAMVTMMDIANKTSPFDSDIIDEATRSKMQGALDKAIDYLLKAQIVNNGNLTVWCAQHDTNSLAPVGARAYELPSKSGNESMGVVWFLMNWPKQTEAIQNAVKGAIAWYKKNRLKDKAFSKTAGVVDKSGSSLWFRFYEVNSDDYFYCDRGGASTKTQDFSKISEDRRTGYQWAGDYGSAILSTEAAYLEALEKATGTYVEPPPPAALCGSDSCKSFIDGVSFVDIKGVRETTNSGFVGEGYANVDNEKGSFVTYGVTAAKAGKYTLYINFANGKTDARGYSISVGDKELLTDGSMESTGAWTSWKTQSVEIDLDTGYSELKFTSLSSDGMANIDYIGWMSEDLYAGKVDLSELGDSTTAIGARGFRSVQPAKDRYYIVFGRVGGASAGVYLQRKNGKIFRVNGAR, from the coding sequence ATGAGTGTTTGGAAATGGTCGGCGCCGGTATTGGGCGTGCTCGGTTTAGCGTTGTCGTCGTTTGCGGCGGATTATGTTCCCCCTTCGACGGCTGTTTCGAAGATTAATTCTTATCGCGGTTATTCGGAGCTTACCAAAGCCGCGGGCAGCATGGATATCGACCAGTACACCTACAACATGACCACGTGGCAAATAAGCAACGGCGGTTTTTACAAGGCGATGGCCGACAAGTACAAGAGTGCCTACTCCGGCGGACAAAAGTCGGAATGGCGCGCCAAGGATGGCAGCGACCTCGGCACAATCGACAACAACGCGACTATTCAAGAAATGCGCTTGCTTGCAGTGCGTTACAAGGAGACGACTAACAACAATTACAAGGTCGCTTTTAAGACGAGCTTCAACAAGGCAGTGAACTTTTTGCTGACCATGCAGCGTTCCAAGGGCGGGCTTCCGCAGGTGTGGCCCAAGCGCGGTAACTATTCGGACCAGATTACGCTGAACGACAACGCCATGATTCGTGCAATGGTCACCATGATGGACATCGCGAACAAGACTTCGCCTTTCGATAGCGACATTATTGACGAGGCTACTCGCAGCAAGATGCAGGGCGCGCTGGACAAGGCGATTGACTACTTGCTCAAGGCACAGATTGTGAACAACGGGAATCTGACGGTGTGGTGCGCCCAGCATGACACGAACAGCCTCGCTCCGGTAGGTGCCCGCGCCTACGAACTCCCGAGCAAGTCCGGCAACGAATCGATGGGCGTAGTGTGGTTCCTGATGAACTGGCCGAAACAGACCGAAGCGATTCAGAATGCAGTCAAGGGCGCCATTGCTTGGTACAAGAAAAACAGGTTGAAAGACAAGGCCTTTAGCAAGACGGCCGGCGTTGTAGACAAGTCGGGCTCTTCGCTGTGGTTCCGCTTTTATGAAGTGAATAGCGACGACTACTTCTACTGCGACCGCGGTGGCGCAAGCACCAAGACGCAGGACTTCAGTAAAATTAGCGAAGATCGCCGCACGGGTTACCAGTGGGCGGGCGACTACGGCAGCGCAATCCTTTCGACGGAAGCTGCATATTTGGAAGCGCTTGAAAAGGCGACGGGCACTTATGTGGAGCCGCCTCCGCCGGCGGCACTTTGCGGGAGTGATTCCTGCAAGTCATTCATCGATGGCGTGAGCTTTGTAGATATCAAGGGCGTCAGGGAAACGACAAATTCGGGTTTTGTGGGCGAGGGTTATGCCAACGTGGATAACGAAAAGGGTAGCTTCGTAACTTACGGTGTAACGGCTGCGAAGGCGGGTAAGTACACGCTGTACATCAACTTTGCAAATGGGAAAACAGATGCTCGTGGCTACAGCATTAGCGTGGGTGACAAGGAACTTTTGACCGACGGTAGCATGGAATCGACCGGTGCCTGGACGTCCTGGAAAACGCAGTCGGTGGAAATCGATCTTGATACGGGCTACAGCGAACTCAAGTTTACAAGCCTCTCGAGTGATGGTATGGCGAACATCGATTACATTGGCTGGATGAGCGAGGACTTGTACGCTGGTAAGGTGGATTTGTCGGAGCTGGGAGATAGTACAACTGCGATTGGTGCGCGCGGCTTCCGTTCTGTTCAGCCGGCGAAGGACCGCTATTACATTGTCTTTGGTCGCGTGGGTGGTGCAAGTGCAGGCGTTTATCTGCAACGCAAGAACGGCAAAATTTTCCGCGTGAACGGAGCGAGATGA